GATGGATTGATCCCCATCCTTAAGGATGGATGCCCCCGTCCTTATCTCATCAAATTATTGGATGGGTCCCCAAATCCAAATAAGATAaagtatttgaaaatacttttaaaattataacgcATCATACAAAGTAGTCATGGGAAGCAAATTTAAAGAGaacactgagaaataaatttttccaaAACCTTAAAAAATGAGTACAATACTCAGATTTTTCAACAATAGTATGCAATGCGAAAAAAAATCAAGCCTCAGTCTCACCTCAGTCACCACTGATTCCCCAGTGCAGAGTTAATCCGACAGTCGGGTTAATGACCAGTTCCCCAAGAGTCTCTATCTGCCAAGTGATGCCTTGCACTATTCTTTAGTGCAAGAATAAAATTTGATCTTTAGAACTAAGTATTGTGTAGGAAAAAGACCAgggaaaaggaattttttttttttttgagacagagtctcactttgtcaccctggatagagtgctgtggcgtcacagctcacagcaccctccagctcttgggcttaggtgattctaagcccaagcctcagcctccagagtagctgggactacaggcatctgccacaacacccagctatttttttttttttcgcagtttggccggggctgggtttgaacccaccaccctcggtatatggggccagtaccctgctcattgagccacaggttctgcccaGGGAAAAGGaatttaacatttgttgagaatCTATCAGATACCAGGAATTTTTTCACATGATATCATGGGAGCTTCATAATTATAAGAATTGCATttataggtggggaaactgagggccAGTGAGATTGAATAATGTATTCAGAGTTACATGGCTACAAAATCACTGAGCAAAGATTTAATCTATGATCCTTCTCCTAGACCCATGACCTGTTGGAAATGCAGAATAGAGCACCCTATTCTTGAAATATGGTATTATTCTGAAAATATGGTATTATTTAACTTTGAAAGGGAAATGTGGCTCAAAATGAAGCATAAATGTTGCCATTCGTATCTCTCAGGAAGAACTGTGATTCCTGCAACTCCAGGGAGCTTCATTTACTCTGTGTGTGCTGAAGCCATGCCATcatccaaaaaaccaaaaaaaaatagtaaaggtgCCTCCTTGGAGTTGTGCCATATAGTAGAATGGCCATATGTTACGTTAATCGATGGAGAGTTACCTGCAGCGCCTTAATCCCATCGCCATTGCCTATGTTGCCCACATTGACCAGCACGTTGCCACCCTGAGACTCCCTAGACAAGACAGCAGCGATCACTGCAGGATCCACGCAGTACTTTTGACCAGCAGTTTGTATCATCGGTTGATATTTCAGTAGATGTGGCATGTCTAATTCAGCCAGCCTTTCGGAAACACGAACTCCTAAAGCGAACACAGAAGGAAAGATGCAGCTGGGTGTGACTTATGCTGAAATAGGAGCTCCAAGTGTCTCCAAGTATCTGGACTGAGAATCCCAAATTTTGGTCTTAAAACCCTAGTGCTCATTCCCTAACCTGGGATTAGGACCCTCCTCTCCTGTGACCTTGAGTTAGCATcccctgaggcaggcaggcaggcatcaTCTGTAGCCACCAATGCCTCTCAGCTGGGCACTGAGACGCTGCCCTGGCCCATCCAGGACAATTCCAAACTTAGGCTCTACTGGTCCCATCCTACACACCCCAGATAGGATTGCCCAACAAGGCATGCCTGTCCATTAGCTGCAACAGGCACATGGTGTAAAGGAGAAAGTCTCCCAAACCCTATAAGTCCTTCAGTAGTTTCCTTGACAGGTCTGTTTACAATTGCCCacttttaaatcttaaaattattGAGCTTAAACCTTTatgaaataacataaatattgggcaatggcttggcgcccatagcatattggttacggcgccagtcacatacactgagggtggcctgggtcagctaaacaattgcaacagcaacaacaacaaaatactgggcaaaataaaaatcaatactaATGTATCTGTCTAGCCTTGCCTTCTAAGTATTTATATTGCTTAAAAAGCACTCTGGTCCACATTATATTGATCAGAGTTTACATCCTCACTGTAAAGTAAATGCTGTACTGTTATCCCCTTTTGACAGAGGTCAAGGAAGCTAAGTGACTTGTCGAAGATGCAGAGCCAGGACTCTGACAAGGCTTTGGACTCCACACTCAATGCTCTTTTGGCCACTCAGTCACATGAGGCTTGTGGGAAACAGTGGGAGCCAAGACGCTATGTCAAGAGGGCAGGAGTGGATAAGGGGGTTACAACTACCACAGTAGTTCAGGCCGTGGCGTCTTCCAATCCCACAAGATGCCCCCGGGGTGACCAGGGTTCGGATGTTTCCGTAGCATCCCCAGTTGCTGCTTTCAGATGAACCTGTAAGATGAGAAAAGTTCAACCTAAGGCACTGAACTAGAATAATTGTCATGCATCTTCTGCCCATGAATGAAATGACATGAAAAGAACTTAATAAAATCAATAGCAACATGAACTTCACTCCATGATAGAAActcttttgaaatttaaaattaacactATGCTAGGAAATAGCAAAGAAACACTTTGATACTAAATTCTCACCACACGTCTTGCAGACAAGAGGAACTATTGAAgcaattttattctttgaaagtCTCCAGGGCTGTCTGATGCTGTCAGGTGGGTGTCTTGGAACAAATCAGAGATTATCTGTTTCCTGTAAAGTAGTTCTCACCTTTCATCTTATATGAATCCTCAGCACTTCCCTCTGAAAGACACCTAACTCGTTTAGGAGGGACTTAAGTTTGCTCTGGAGAAACCCATATAAAGCCTGGGTCACCCTGGGATGTTAATCCAGACCCCAGATTAAAGGTGCTGCCTATAAATTAGGCGTTATTGTTCGCTTTTCTTTCTGTCAGGGGCACTTCTGGGTGGAGGCTTAAGGCTGCAAAAAGGGGTACACATGCAGTGAGGCCTGGGACCAGCTCTCTGCATAGGGGTGCCTCttacttcttccctttcttttcttttctctttctttcttttttttttttttttttgtagagacagagtttcactttattgcccacggtgccctgccatcacagctcacagcaacctccaactcctggggttaggagagtctcttgccatagcctcctgagcagctgggactacaggcccccgctacaacgccggctattttttgttgcagtttgaacctgccaccctccgtatatggggtcggcgccctactcactgagccacaggtgccacctcactttttctctttctttgccttcTCTATCTCTACCCACCTGCCTCTGTCATCCCAGTTGTCACTGAAGGAAAGGAGTGGTTTTAGATGCTTTGGGCCACTGAAGAGAAAGACATTCCTACACTTCACACCAGGAGGAGGGCACAAGAGCCAATAACAAGACACCTGCTGGGTAGCGGTGTCcagactcagtgggtagggtgccggccacatgcaccgaggctggcgggtttgaacccgggcctgggccagctaaaacaacaatgacatctgcaacaaaaaaaggccgggcattgtggtgggtgcctatggtctcagctacctgagaggctgaggcaagagaatcgcctaagcccaggagttggaggttgctgtgagctgtgacgccacagcactctacccaggggacatagtgagactctgtctcaaaaaaaaaaaaaaagacacctaccAGGACAGATTAGTCCTTGTGAGAATCGTCTCACAATTACAAGCCTGTAAGAATTTCTCATTAGATTACTTTTTTTGATTCACCATTTGATTGAAGTTGGTTATATACTCAAACCTTAATGATTTGCAGATCTTTGGAAATAAATTTCTTGCATATCATCATATGTGTCCTGTATGCTTACAAAGACAcattttaaggttttattttctttctaagagTTTCATGGGGTTGACATCTGAAAAATGTAGTATTTTGGAGTAAAATATAAACTTTACAAATTCATGAGCAGTAATTTGAGAGAAATGTAGAAATGATAAGACCTGGTCTTTTATGAGTTTACTAAAGAGTAAAGGAGCCAACTGATTATCTTTATGATTGGTGACAAATATCCTTAATGTCGAAGCTGGTTGTATCACTAATTGCTTTCTGCCTTGTGGACTTCTCCTGAACCACATTATGAGATGCTccaagatctctctctctctctctcttttgcttctTATGACTATCTTAGTTTGAATCTGGGATCCTCCAAGATCTTTATATTCCCTATGCTTGAATtgtaggaatttaaaaatatttgttgaatgaatacagcaatgaataaatgaatgaatatgaaaCCCCATCTGAGAAATGTTTCTAATTTAGAGCCAGGAAGTTAATTTAATTTGGCTTCTCCTGAGAAACTATGcttcctgcttttatttattaaaaaataagcactTTTCCCTTTTGCTCCAGCTGCAACAAACCCTAGCACCAAGCTGACGTTCATCACAGCAACTATGTCAGCCTCAATTTAGAAGCTTAGTAACATGCCCTTAATTCCTggatttggttttctatttgaattACATTAGTATTTTTATGGCAACCACCTCAATTCTTACACGGACATATTtggtttataaataaattcacggaaatatttggtttataaataaattcagtgaacacttctagtatttttataatagacAATGAGCAGTTATCAATAGCATATAAAGTCTGACCTTAAGCAACGTTGTTTTAAGCCCACCCAGCATTCTGGAGATCCCCGTCCTTTTGTGGGGCAGTTTTGGAAAGGCTTGTCAGGGGTTGTTCCTAACTTGGGGATTTATTGGAAAGCTCAGGagaaaaaatactgttttctgCTGCAGTGTCAAGTATCAGAAGCCCAGTATGTTTCTATGTTTATCCTTCCCACCTCCAAGGTCATTTAGAAGAATGCACCACTCTCACCAGTCAGGGCAAGAAGGCCCAGAAGCAGCCACAATGCAGACATGTCGATGATCTGGGTCTACAGCTCCTGAAAtgatgttaaattaaaaattagcttgaAGATGTGAAAACGTCACTTGGCATCATAACAATATATAATGATTCTATGAAAGGGGTGGGGGATAAAAGGAGcaagtttcctcatttctaaactaagaaaacaaatgattTGAATCACagtgagaaaaacaaaagtataacAAGGAACTTTCgtggttttgggggttttttttgacagagtctcactcagtcaccctagttagaatgcagtggtgtcattgtagctcacagcaacctcacactcctggagCTTATGTGACcttctcacctcagtctccttagtacctgagactataggtgtccaccacgatgcccggctgATTTTGTCtatacttttagtagagacaaggtcttgctcttgctcaggctggtattgaactcctgagctcaagggatcctcccatttcGGCCTCCGAAATGTAGGATTCAAGTAGGATAAGcgtaggattataggagtgagccactgtgcccatccccATCTTTTCAATTAACTTAAAAATGGCATACTTCGGTTCACAGGGACTCAACACACTGTCAAGTCATTGGATACTGATTATTTCAAGAAGCCAAGATACTTTGATTCTCAACACCAAGAAACATAGTGACCTAACTCCAGATCCTGAAAAGCAAATTTTCGATGCATGTACCTTATCCCAAGAGTCTAGGTCTTCATTTTCAAAGGATAAtaagaaaaggagaattttataGTTAGATCTCTGAATTTGGCTTCTTTTTTCTCGAGGTTAGAAGAAAGCTCACACTTTCCTCAGTGCCTTAGAATGTACACTGGGTTTTGCTTTGGATGGAGGAAGATGTTGGAAGACACTTCCCATTGGAGAGAGGGTATTTCCACCAGCAAAGACAAATCCCCCAAGAAGCTGGGCCATGGGCAGGGGTCCAGGATTGAACTCATGCGGTGCTCTTAGGTCTACAGAAGGGACGCTGGCCACTATTGAGCTCTATCcatgtgctctctctctttttcatacCAACTATTCTTTGATCACCTTACACAAGTGCAGACAACCCTCGTTCTCCCGCTAGCTACCAAATCCATACACAGATGCCACCCATAACAGTTTGTGGTTGACCTTAGGAAATGCTAGAGTTGCTGGCCTCCTGCCCCTAGAGCACCTCCCATCACCACCCTTGGTCAGCTGAGCCTGGAGAACTGTcactttgaattattattatcacCTGTACTCTGTGTATGTAAATGTGGTACTTAGCACTTccctgatgtttttctcatgttttaagGTTATTCTTAGGGGTGGTTTCTTTTAAACTCCCAGGAAGAGATTATGTCTCAAGGTGGAGAGGCATTAAGGATGTCATTTGAATTCTGTCTTCTTAAGCTGTTGGGAGCATGTGCCCGTGTATATGTGCAGCCGTGCTGTTATTTCTTCTTCCCTACAACATTGAGATTGTCTACCTGATTTTGCTAAGTTGAGCAGAAAATGTCATGCTGAGTCCCAACATGAGAAAGGTACAGGAACTTGGAATTTTAGGTGGGTGTGCAGTAACTTTCAGATTTAATCACTCCAAAGGAAATCATTTATTCAGGATACTTAAGCCTCCAAGCATTGAATGAGAAAGGAAAGTCAATTCcaggaagaaagaatggagaaagaattGCTTAGGAACAGGAAAAATTCATGGTCTCATCGAAGTGTATTTTACAGAGGCTTTAGACTTTATGCAAGGAcccttcagaaaaaaatactgcTCATGTTTAAGGTAAATCAAGGgtatgtcattcttttttttttttttagaaatagagtctaactgtatcaccctcagtagagtgctgttggtgtcacagctcacagcaacctccaactcctgggcttagatgattctcttgcctcagcctcccaagtagctgtgactacaggcgctgccacaacgcccagctattttttgttgcagtttggccggggccgggtttgaacctgccaccctcggtatatggggctgcaccctacctactgagccacaggcgccaccctggggctgggtttgaacccgccacctctggcatatggggctggcgccctactcctttgagccacaagcgccacccaagggtatgtcattcttttttgctgctttttcaggaaagaaaaatacttcctcttggaaacacagtagaagaacttagctttttatttatttatttatttttttgagacagagtctcactctgttgccctcagtagagtgctatagtgtcacagatcacagcaacctcaaactcttgggcttaagcaattctcttgcctcagcctcctaagtagctgggactacaggcgcccccgaCAACgcctggttctttttttgttgcagttgtcattgctgttttagctggccggggccagatttgaaccctccacctttggtatatggggccagcaccctactcactgagccacaggcgctgccaggaCTTAGTTTTTGTTGTAACTTGAGAGCTATCTTATTTTCCAAGCAGGGAAGTAAATATCTGTATTGAGAAGGCACTTCAATGAAAAGTCTATGTAAATACATGTGCCACTGCTTAGGGACACCAGGTTTCTTTCTGAAACTTCAAAGGGAACAGCAAGAAGTGAAAAGGGACTTCTTATATGATGGACTATGTGCTCCATTTATAAACCCAGCATGTTGAAGAACCCCACTCCATACCCAACTGTACAGGTGTTTGAAAAGTACTCTGTTTAGAAGGGATTGTTGAGGCATCACTGGGAGTGTCCACTGGTTACCTATGACTCATTTGTTAACACCTCTGTGGCTCCCTGCACTTGAAAA
The sequence above is a segment of the Nycticebus coucang isolate mNycCou1 chromosome 4, mNycCou1.pri, whole genome shotgun sequence genome. Coding sequences within it:
- the LYG1 gene encoding lysozyme g-like protein 1 gives rise to the protein MSALWLLLGLLALTGSSESSNWGCYGNIRTLVTPGASCGIGRRHGLNYCGVRVSERLAELDMPHLLKYQPMIQTAGQKYCVDPAVIAAVLSRESQGGNVLVNVGNIGNGDGIKALQDADFSTPMSWISESQVSQMTEILTTRIKEIQRRFPAWTPDQHLRGGLCAYSGGAGYVGSSEDLSCDFCNDVLARAKYLKRHGF